One Paenibacillus sp. FSL H7-0737 DNA segment encodes these proteins:
- the wecB gene encoding non-hydrolyzing UDP-N-acetylglucosamine 2-epimerase → MKIMTILGTRPEIIRLSVIIPLLDEHAERHILVHTGQNFTASLSGIFFAELGLRAPDYVLQDKQAGLGGQLAAMFGGLESILQKEQPDRVLLLGDTNSALCAILAERMGIPVVHMEAGNRCYDLKVPEEKNRRVIDAVSTINMPYTQQSKRHLISEGFPSRRIVLTGNPIHEVMTHYESKIQASSILEQLNLISGQYFLVTAHRAENVDDPESLVQIMSGLNAVAEHFRIRLICSIHPRTRSKLTEQFSLPMNPLVEFHEPFGFFDFVFLEQHALCAITDSGTVQEECCLMKVPTVTIRRTTERPETVDCGSNVVSGVDQKSILRSVKLMAALRRDWEAPEGYLTPDVSVKVVKFLLGGNLHVQ, encoded by the coding sequence ATGAAGATCATGACGATTTTAGGCACGAGGCCTGAAATCATCCGCCTCAGTGTTATCATTCCGCTTCTCGACGAACATGCTGAGCGGCATATCCTAGTGCATACCGGCCAGAACTTCACCGCCAGTCTCAGCGGCATTTTCTTTGCAGAGCTGGGACTGCGGGCGCCGGATTATGTGCTGCAGGATAAGCAAGCAGGACTCGGCGGCCAGCTTGCCGCCATGTTCGGAGGGCTAGAGAGCATTTTACAAAAAGAACAGCCAGACCGTGTCTTGCTTCTGGGGGATACGAATAGCGCGTTATGCGCGATTTTGGCCGAACGAATGGGTATTCCGGTGGTGCATATGGAGGCAGGCAACCGTTGCTATGACCTAAAAGTGCCCGAAGAGAAAAACCGCCGTGTCATAGATGCCGTTTCGACCATTAATATGCCATATACACAGCAGAGCAAAAGACATCTAATCAGCGAAGGCTTCCCAAGCAGACGTATTGTGTTAACAGGAAATCCGATTCATGAGGTCATGACTCATTATGAATCGAAAATCCAGGCTAGCAGCATTCTGGAGCAGCTGAATCTTATCTCAGGGCAGTATTTCCTTGTAACAGCACATCGTGCAGAGAATGTAGATGATCCAGAGTCCCTTGTACAAATTATGTCAGGTCTTAACGCAGTGGCTGAGCATTTTAGAATTCGTTTAATATGCAGCATTCATCCTCGCACTCGCTCCAAACTAACTGAGCAATTTTCTCTTCCAATGAACCCTCTCGTTGAATTTCATGAGCCCTTCGGATTTTTTGATTTTGTTTTTTTGGAACAGCACGCCTTGTGTGCCATCACCGATAGTGGGACCGTACAGGAGGAATGCTGCTTGATGAAAGTACCAACCGTTACGATTCGCAGAACAACGGAGCGTCCCGAAACGGTAGATTGCGGAAGTAACGTGGTGTCAGGTGTTGACCAGAAAAGTATTCTACGTAGCGTCAAGCTGATGGCGGCGCTCCGTCGGGATTGGGAGGCTCCGGAAGGTTACTTGACTCCGGATGTTTCGGTAAAGGTAGTTAAATTTTTGCTTGGAGGGAACCTGCATGTTCAATAA
- a CDS encoding glycosyltransferase family 4 protein — protein sequence MADKATIVLFSHVSNTRSITGAEKLLLFFAQELSPYFNCIIVAPQDGKLTAQARSFGISVQLLSIPLLYGMYTPYAGLEADARKFQESREYHELTDWLTSLRPAFIITSTCVHALPAMAAKSLGIPVVWKISETITDNEYTPISVGLIHRNSDEILAISQTAAACFPEEVRAEKVIQLPPSWNDKEMMIEAWSKLRGERRRELKIKPQEQLVGYISSFINKEKGLEHFVKMAVLVYAVHPSAKFVVIGSAGDKSYYDRCVRKVKLEGLYTRFKFVGYAECLPSAYCAMDVLVVPSLIREGFGMTALEGMAFGKPVVAYDSGGLREILHSAGCGENLVPASDISALAERVNVMLSQPGLAITIGAQARERVDAVYGPAAYRSRLQGLAEMWSLRYCSAPPVREADSVVEPPAVLPELPAASPALPRSKGLPSRVARKRRGKARARRRSGRPLVLRRAARKRRKGSARRRSTAGGKRRRARRGGRRRAG from the coding sequence ATGGCTGATAAAGCTACAATCGTCCTCTTTTCACATGTATCTAATACACGCAGTATTACCGGAGCGGAGAAGCTGTTGTTGTTTTTCGCTCAGGAGCTTTCTCCGTACTTTAATTGTATTATCGTTGCACCACAGGACGGCAAGCTGACTGCTCAGGCTCGAAGCTTTGGAATAAGTGTACAGTTGCTCTCGATTCCTCTTTTATATGGAATGTACACTCCTTATGCAGGGCTCGAGGCAGATGCTCGTAAATTCCAGGAAAGCAGGGAGTATCACGAGTTAACAGACTGGCTGACCTCACTGCGCCCGGCGTTTATTATTACAAGTACCTGTGTCCATGCTTTGCCAGCAATGGCTGCCAAGTCACTGGGCATTCCGGTGGTATGGAAAATATCAGAGACGATAACAGACAATGAATATACACCCATTAGTGTAGGGCTGATTCATCGGAATAGTGATGAGATTCTGGCTATTTCACAAACAGCAGCAGCTTGCTTTCCAGAGGAAGTAAGAGCGGAGAAAGTGATTCAGCTTCCCCCTTCTTGGAATGACAAAGAGATGATGATTGAGGCTTGGAGCAAGCTTCGGGGCGAACGACGGCGAGAGCTAAAGATTAAACCGCAGGAGCAGCTGGTCGGTTATATTTCTTCCTTTATTAATAAGGAAAAAGGATTGGAACATTTTGTGAAAATGGCTGTGCTTGTGTACGCGGTCCATCCTAGTGCGAAATTTGTTGTCATAGGTTCAGCTGGTGACAAAAGCTACTATGATCGGTGTGTCCGCAAGGTAAAGCTCGAGGGTCTGTATACCCGATTTAAATTTGTTGGTTATGCTGAATGCCTTCCATCTGCTTATTGCGCTATGGATGTGCTGGTTGTTCCCAGCCTGATCCGCGAAGGCTTTGGAATGACCGCTTTGGAAGGAATGGCTTTTGGAAAGCCTGTGGTCGCTTACGACTCCGGGGGCTTGCGGGAAATCCTGCACTCAGCAGGCTGCGGCGAAAATCTCGTGCCCGCGTCGGACATTTCCGCGCTGGCCGAAAGAGTCAACGTCATGCTGTCGCAGCCGGGACTGGCGATAACCATAGGCGCCCAAGCGCGGGAGCGAGTTGACGCCGTTTATGGTCCGGCGGCTTATCGGAGCCGCCTGCAGGGTCTTGCGGAGATGTGGAGCCTCCGCTATTGCAGCGCACCGCCGGTGCGCGAGGCTGACAGCGTGGTGGAACCACCCGCTGTCCTGCCTGAATTGCCCGCTGCGTCGCCGGCTTTGCCGCGAAGCAAGGGACTGCCGAGCCGCGTCGCCCGCAAGCGACGCGGCAAAGCCCGGGCGCGCCGGCGAAGCGGACGCCCGTTGGTTTTGCGCCGCGCAGCTCGCAAGCGGCGTAAGGGTTCTGCCCGGCGGCGGAGCACCGCCGGGGGCAAGCGCCGCCGAGCCCGCCGGGGTGGGCGGCGGCGCGCAGGGTAA
- a CDS encoding CgeB family protein, which produces MPTPPLPLTPPEEEKLRGRLSGFKGGYDEGYLRGRLAILNGRSEEVFPVRNIHVMYVASGKGYPYSPLDDAVLCALQKLTAQVTITDVRQNLVELAAAQRPDLVLVLDGMDLPLEQIDALRTSGIRTAIWLTDDPYYTDFTVKIVAHYDFVFTLERNCIDFYRGLGCPEVHYLPFAAHLEHYRPTTTRSSVNREVSFIGSAYWNRVNFFREILPDLMNYNTVINGIWWDRLPEAPLYGDRIEIGKWMSPQETSVAYSGSKIVINLHRSHIDEVVNNNTLSIPAVSPNPRTFEIAATGTLQLVDARDDMGSFYKPDEEIVTFASPQEMMDKIRYYLTHEEERRAIALRAFERTLKDHTYAKRIHQMLTVIYG; this is translated from the coding sequence ATGCCTACCCCCCCATTACCTCTGACACCTCCGGAGGAAGAAAAGCTGCGTGGTCGTCTGAGTGGTTTCAAGGGGGGGTATGATGAGGGCTATTTACGGGGACGCCTTGCGATCCTGAATGGTCGATCTGAAGAAGTATTTCCTGTGCGGAATATTCATGTCATGTATGTCGCTTCTGGCAAAGGCTACCCTTACTCTCCTTTAGATGATGCGGTTCTTTGCGCACTACAAAAATTAACAGCTCAAGTCACAATTACGGATGTGCGTCAAAATCTAGTAGAGCTGGCTGCAGCGCAAAGACCGGATCTGGTATTGGTGCTAGACGGTATGGATTTACCTCTTGAGCAGATCGATGCTCTACGCACTAGTGGCATTCGGACAGCTATTTGGCTTACTGATGATCCTTATTACACTGACTTTACGGTCAAGATTGTGGCTCACTACGATTTTGTATTCACACTTGAACGTAATTGTATTGATTTCTATCGGGGACTTGGTTGCCCTGAGGTCCATTATCTTCCTTTTGCTGCTCACCTGGAGCATTACCGTCCTACTACAACACGTTCGTCAGTGAATCGGGAAGTTAGCTTTATTGGCTCCGCCTATTGGAACCGGGTGAACTTCTTCCGTGAGATTCTTCCTGATTTAATGAACTATAACACAGTGATAAACGGAATCTGGTGGGATCGTCTGCCTGAGGCTCCGCTCTACGGTGACCGTATTGAAATTGGCAAATGGATGTCCCCACAAGAGACGTCAGTAGCTTACAGCGGCTCCAAAATCGTCATTAACCTCCACCGCTCGCACATTGATGAAGTGGTTAATAACAATACGCTTTCGATTCCTGCCGTTTCTCCTAATCCACGTACCTTTGAAATTGCAGCAACGGGCACGTTGCAATTAGTAGATGCTAGAGATGATATGGGATCTTTCTACAAACCGGATGAAGAAATTGTGACCTTTGCGAGTCCTCAGGAAATGATGGATAAGATCCGTTATTACTTAACCCATGAGGAGGAACGCCGGGCAATCGCGCTGCGTGCTTTTGAACGGACGCTCAAGGATCACACTTACGCAAAACGTATTCACCAGATGCTAACAGTAATCTACGGCTAG
- a CDS encoding glycosyltransferase family protein translates to MCEAVQRLNTPGVEACRPFKLMYVPQGFQAIDTGVTEALQQLVSELVISTPETMLETAAREMPGVVLVMNGLHVFPENHLEQISEIRKLGIPTAIWFVDDPYFTEDTSVICKHYDHVFTHELGCVEFYQSLGVSSVHYLPLCVNPKMFYPRRTGPQYQYDIVFIGNAFRNRTELFDELAPYLKGKKVLIAGGFWERLATYDQLTPFISNGFIPPEETANYYSGAKIVINIHRPWEEGQDNRNSYRLPSRSINPRTYEISACGTMQLTDVREDLGNYYRPGYDLDTFGSAKELQQKIEYYLKHEKERRIYALRGLRTTMRNHTFTARLPHLLNVIASRV, encoded by the coding sequence ATGTGTGAGGCTGTGCAGCGTCTGAATACTCCAGGGGTCGAAGCTTGCCGACCATTTAAGTTAATGTATGTTCCTCAAGGATTTCAGGCGATCGACACTGGCGTAACGGAGGCGCTGCAGCAGCTTGTAAGTGAGCTTGTAATAAGTACTCCTGAAACGATGCTGGAAACCGCGGCACGGGAAATGCCTGGGGTAGTGCTAGTGATGAATGGGCTTCATGTATTCCCGGAAAATCATTTAGAACAGATTTCGGAGATAAGAAAGCTAGGCATCCCAACCGCCATTTGGTTTGTGGATGATCCTTATTTTACAGAGGACACTTCAGTCATTTGCAAGCATTATGATCACGTATTTACACATGAGCTGGGTTGCGTAGAGTTTTATCAATCCCTTGGGGTGTCATCGGTTCATTATTTGCCACTGTGTGTCAATCCAAAGATGTTCTACCCACGGCGTACCGGCCCGCAATATCAGTATGACATTGTATTTATTGGTAATGCATTTCGTAATCGGACAGAGCTGTTCGACGAACTGGCACCTTATCTTAAGGGGAAAAAAGTGCTTATCGCTGGGGGGTTCTGGGAACGCCTCGCAACCTATGATCAACTTACACCTTTTATCAGCAATGGCTTTATCCCGCCTGAGGAGACAGCCAACTACTACAGTGGCGCAAAAATAGTCATTAATATTCACCGCCCGTGGGAAGAGGGTCAGGATAACCGGAATAGCTACCGCCTTCCTTCACGCTCCATTAATCCGCGCACCTATGAGATCAGCGCCTGCGGTACTATGCAGCTTACGGATGTTCGTGAGGATTTGGGCAATTATTATCGGCCTGGTTATGATCTGGATACTTTTGGCTCCGCTAAGGAACTGCAGCAGAAGATTGAGTACTATTTGAAGCATGAAAAAGAGCGGCGAATCTATGCTTTACGGGGATTACGGACTACCATGCGAAACCATACATTCACTGCGCGTTTGCCTCATTTGCTGAATGTAATTGCTTCACGTGTATGA
- a CDS encoding AAA family ATPase — protein MNNTTLYLRHAELLRDQVPSFQAYPFHLPAVRTLDRLIFQKPVTFLVGENGTGKSTLLEGIAAAWGFNPEGGTLNFSFNTRSSHSSLYEYFRIARGVRRPKDGFFLRAESYYNVASYIDELDEQPGFSPPIKNSYGGKSLHEQSHGESFFAAFVHRFGGRGLYILDEPEAALSPLRQMSLLVRMHELVQQDSQFIIATHSPILMSYPEAEIFLLEGEGIRSVALEETEHYTVTKAFMNDRQGMLRELLEDEQA, from the coding sequence ATGAATAACACCACGTTGTACTTGCGCCATGCAGAACTGCTTCGTGATCAGGTTCCATCATTCCAAGCCTATCCATTTCATCTGCCAGCCGTAAGAACACTGGATCGGCTTATTTTTCAAAAGCCAGTAACCTTTCTTGTCGGGGAGAATGGCACAGGGAAATCTACCTTGCTAGAGGGAATTGCTGCTGCGTGGGGCTTTAACCCTGAAGGTGGAACACTTAACTTCTCTTTTAACACTCGTTCCTCACATTCAAGTCTCTATGAGTATTTTAGAATTGCTAGAGGGGTTAGACGTCCAAAGGACGGCTTTTTTCTACGCGCGGAGAGCTATTATAATGTGGCTTCTTACATTGATGAATTAGATGAACAACCGGGTTTCAGCCCACCGATCAAGAACTCCTACGGTGGTAAATCCCTGCACGAGCAGTCTCACGGAGAGTCTTTTTTCGCAGCGTTCGTTCATCGTTTCGGAGGGCGTGGTCTTTATATTCTCGATGAACCTGAAGCGGCTCTATCTCCTCTACGGCAAATGTCTCTGCTGGTGCGTATGCATGAGCTAGTGCAACAGGATTCACAGTTTATTATCGCGACCCATTCTCCCATTCTAATGTCCTATCCGGAAGCTGAGATTTTTCTTCTAGAAGGTGAGGGCATAAGGTCTGTCGCCTTGGAGGAAACAGAGCACTATACCGTGACCAAAGCATTTATGAATGACCGCCAGGGTATGCTGCGTGAGCTATTAGAGGATGAGCAAGCATAA
- the wsfD gene encoding glycan biosynthesis hexose transferase WsfD, whose amino-acid sequence MKKFWKPEYLVSLAGCGLIIYLLFVGPFIGVADNGDFLRMMNTIGLNYYDTAASYTDQFFNFSHSHFAYENLFRGFYPSSQILVVLVPRLIGGLIHGSFFDVRLLGAVYGLLLLVATWLLVKYNARGSYVTGLLLGAALLFVFYDIGYLAYFNSLFGEPVSMVFMLLTFALGLRLTSQEKPTTKGLTLFFIAILFLVTSKIQNAPIGIAFALIFLRFMTLDGERKWRKLALRFSIAIFLVSIVMYVTAPKELKHINLYQTVFFGILNESPDVKGDLQDLGLPERLEVLAGTNYFQTDTVIKQDDPSLVPDFYDRVSHKDVLFFYLKHPGRLIDNMEYAASNSMAIRPYYLGNYEKSENKPVGALSYTYSGWSEFKNKHIPHTLGFLTIFYLVYFAVAVFQYFRSRDVRGRVAGELLMLLGLIGIFSFLVPILGDGRADIGKHLFLFNVCFDMMVVVMFGWVVHKVVGIVRR is encoded by the coding sequence ATGAAAAAGTTCTGGAAACCGGAGTATCTCGTAAGCCTTGCCGGCTGCGGTCTCATTATTTATCTGCTATTCGTAGGACCTTTTATTGGGGTTGCTGATAATGGAGATTTCCTGCGTATGATGAATACCATCGGTCTGAACTACTATGATACTGCAGCATCGTATACCGACCAGTTTTTTAATTTTAGCCATTCTCATTTTGCGTATGAGAATTTGTTTAGGGGCTTCTATCCTTCTTCACAGATTTTGGTTGTGCTTGTACCGAGGTTGATCGGCGGGCTCATCCATGGCAGCTTTTTTGATGTTAGATTGCTCGGTGCAGTTTACGGTCTTCTTTTACTGGTGGCGACCTGGCTGCTGGTGAAGTACAATGCTCGCGGCTCTTATGTTACGGGGCTGCTGCTAGGTGCAGCTTTATTGTTTGTATTCTATGATATTGGGTATTTGGCATACTTTAACTCCTTGTTTGGAGAACCGGTATCGATGGTGTTTATGCTGTTGACCTTTGCACTGGGGTTAAGACTCACTAGCCAAGAAAAGCCTACGACTAAGGGGTTAACCTTATTTTTTATTGCGATACTATTTCTGGTCACCTCCAAAATTCAGAATGCGCCGATTGGGATTGCCTTTGCATTGATCTTCCTGCGGTTTATGACGCTTGATGGTGAGCGAAAATGGAGAAAGCTGGCCTTACGCTTTTCGATTGCGATATTTCTGGTATCCATCGTTATGTACGTGACGGCGCCAAAAGAGCTGAAGCATATTAACCTGTATCAGACTGTGTTTTTTGGGATATTAAACGAATCACCAGATGTGAAGGGAGATTTGCAGGATCTCGGATTGCCGGAGCGGTTGGAGGTACTTGCGGGCACGAATTATTTTCAGACCGATACAGTGATCAAACAGGATGATCCTTCGCTGGTACCGGATTTCTACGACCGGGTATCCCATAAGGATGTATTGTTCTTCTACTTAAAACATCCAGGACGGTTAATAGATAATATGGAATATGCTGCTAGTAACAGTATGGCGATTCGTCCTTATTATCTAGGGAACTATGAGAAGAGTGAAAATAAGCCAGTAGGTGCATTATCGTACACTTACAGCGGGTGGAGCGAATTCAAGAACAAGCATATTCCGCATACGCTCGGATTTCTCACTATATTCTATCTGGTGTATTTTGCCGTGGCGGTGTTCCAATATTTCCGTAGTCGGGATGTTCGGGGAAGAGTTGCTGGTGAACTGCTGATGTTATTGGGACTGATAGGGATTTTCTCCTTCCTGGTTCCGATTCTTGGGGACGGAAGGGCTGACATTGGTAAGCATTTATTCTTGTTTAATGTGTGCTTCGATATGATGGTTGTAGTCATGTTCGGATGGGTTGTACACAAGGTAGTGGGAATTGTAAGACGTTAA